The Tenrec ecaudatus isolate mTenEca1 chromosome 4, mTenEca1.hap1, whole genome shotgun sequence region GTTGGAAAGAAGGATGTGCACGGGCTTGGGGACAGTGTGACGACCAAAGCGGTGCGTCAGGTAGGAGAAGAGACCAGGCACATAGAAGGCCAGAATGACACAGATGTGGGAACTACATGTACCAAAGGCCTTGGCACGAGCCTCCCGGGTAGGCAGCCGCAATACAGCATGGGCAATGAGCCCATAGGAGCTAGTGATGCCCAGGATATCCAACCCTGATACAGCCAGCGAGAGTGCCAGTCCATACAAGTTGTTAGCCCGTGTGTTACCCACCACCAGTTCCACTACCGCCATGTGTTCACAGTAGGAATGGCCTATACTCTTGGCTCGGAAGTGCCCAAATCGTGCTACCAGCAGAGGAAAGGGTACAACGATAGCCACAGCTTTCATGGCCAGTGCCAAGACGACATAGCCCACACGAGCTTTGGTGACTAGGACAGGATAGTGCAATGGACGCCCTACCGCCACGGCACGATCACAGGCCATAGCCAGTAGTACCCcggactccatggcagtcattGCATGGACAAAGAACATCTGGGTCAGGCATGCAGCATATGGTACAGGCTGTGGCCCAAGACACAGCACCGCCAGCAGCCCCGGGGCTATAGATGTGGCTAAGCCCAGGTCTGTGGATGCCAATGTAGCCAGGAGCAGGAACATGGGCTGGTGCAGGGTGGTATCTGTCCGCACTA contains the following coding sequences:
- the OR52W1 gene encoding olfactory receptor 52W1, translated to MEEAPHSNSTCLRPTFFLLTGIPGLGGAQAWLLLVFGPMYLLALLGNGTLLAVVRTDTTLHQPMFLLLATLASTDLGLATSIAPGLLAVLCLGPQPVPYAACLTQMFFVHAMTAMESGVLLAMACDRAVAVGRPLHYPVLVTKARVGYVVLALAMKAVAIVVPFPLLVARFGHFRAKSIGHSYCEHMAVVELVVGNTRANNLYGLALSLAVSGLDILGITSSYGLIAHAVLRLPTREARAKAFGTCSSHICVILAFYVPGLFSYLTHRFGRHTVPKPVHILLSNIYLLLPPALNPLIYGVRTKQIRDRLLEFFRSKKSPF